TATATTCTCACTGCTTATTTCTAATTTGTATCtatatcaatataaagatcacaggTTGTAGAAAAATGGCATGCCTCCGTTAATCACACATAAACTTATGGTTCTTAGTTATACTTGTTGTCTCCTAATTATTTAATCCCTAAATTTATTTTGTATACATGACAATTGTTGGTTTTCTTGAAAAAACTATGCgatatttattttataaaaaatatCTTCGCTTCAGCTTTGCATGCTATTTGAAAATTTCCAAAAAGTGTTTCTAATTCATAGAAAAGTTATACAACGATTGCTACATGTGGGCTTATAATTTTCTTGTGCTTCTAACATCTTTGTTTATGGAAGTATGTAAAATTACATGGTTTTACAATTTTCAAACATGTCAAGGATAACAATGGTAAGAAAAGACGTCATAACAATTGTAGTTTTCTTCCCACATTTGTGATACCAGCCATTATTAACTGTTATATATACATTATATTTCAAAATGATTACGGGTCTACCTCCGCCATGGGTGGATCAGTTAGGAAGGTGGTCAGAGGTGAAAATATTCATCACACATCGAAAAGTCCCCCAAACTCTTGGCCTAATCATAAAAAAATTGTAACAGATAATGAGCAATGGAATCTTCAAAAGCCCCGTGCATAGAGTTGTGACAAATGCTGAGAAAGAAAGGCTATCGCTGGCTCTATTCTACTCGGTTGATCCTGAGAGAGAAATTGAGCCAGCGACTCAGCTGGTAGATGAGAAGAGACCAGCGTTGTACAGAAAGGTCAAGGTGAAGGACTACATTGCTGGACTCTATGAACATGTGTCTCAAGGAACGATGGTTATTGACACAGTGAAGATATAAATAAGTGTGGTATCATGTTGGTAATGCAAAACGTGTAATCGTTCTAGGAACAATGTATCTCCATATATTGTTGCATGTTAACTCTATTAAGTACTCCCTTTGTTCAGCATCACATGTCAGTCTTGAATTTTGCTGCCATCCGGGCAAAGCTCCGGTCAGTGGTCGGTGGTGGAGGGACTCTTGCTAACATGGGCATGAAGGTCGTGGGCATGGCGGCGGATCGCGGCGCCAATTTTGTTGGCGGGCTGTCCTTCCTAGTGAACGACAGCAGGCTAGTGGTGGAACGCTCCTCCGTGTCTTCTCTTGGGTGCCTCACCTTCTGGTTGTGCTGCTCAGCCTGAGCATGGCATGGGTCGGTGGTCATCGTTGCTGGCGGAGCTTTGATCTACGGATGTTGGCTGGGCTTGATCTACGGCGTGGTGATTGTTGTTGCCATCGTGCGATGATACCCATCGTTCTGATCTAGCCAAACATGGGTGGGTTTCCGGAGCGGTCGTCCCATCACCTAGATTCACCCGTGGGGGGTGACCACTCTGGCCTGCGGCAACAGTCTTGATGCAGACTGCGATGGCCACCTAAAGTTCTTTGGAAGGGTTTCTCCCTTCAGATCCGAAGGTTGACTTCGGCAGCAAGATGCAAACTATGGACAACGGTTTGACGCATTGGGATGTTTGTGCAGCAACGGTGGTCGCACATCGCACGTAGATGCTGGGTTCACGAAAAAGTGGTGGTGACAACATATGAGTGATATCGATGGTGGTGCTAATCAAGCACCCCGATCACGAGCTTCGGGGTGAAAACCTAGGTCTGATCCGAattggttatacctggcaatggcgatgtttTTACCATCGTTACCTTGCTAGAGGCATTGCTCGGACtaattcttcagggtgaaaacccagATTCTAGCATTTTGTGGTTGGATCCTGCGACGACAGCGTTTGATCGCCACTCCTATTCTGAAAGCGTTGTTGATGAGTAAACTTGTCATTTGTGTGATGTCATGACATGATTGGTGTggatatggtcattgttgtagtttgCCGATCACGAAACTGATTAGTTTGGTTTTTTTTCCTCGCTTGCTCATATCTTTGGTCTTGCATGACTTTGCCATTTGCCGATGTGTTTTTTTGTGTtcgtgttggctgtgtgcattctATCTATGCAGCGATCAGGTGTGTACACTTAATGCTTCATTTTAAGCTAATAAAATCCACTCTTTGTGGAGAAAAATGATTTCATTTATCGTCCATGGTTCAGCCCTATGCCACATGCCCACCGTATATATAATACGGCAgccagcctagtgccagttttttttttttttgcgcggTCAGCCTAGTGACTGTTAGGTGCAACTCAAACCTTATCGTGTTTGAGTTTACTGAAAAATTTGAAATTTAAGGCTATCAATTTATTTTACTTTAGCAGCAATGACAACTCCTCTGATCGGCGGCTAGCCGGCTACACCTCTGATCGGCACGTTGTCGCTCGCTGACAGCCGGCGACATATCACATAACATAGCATGTGGAGACGAGGATGGCCGAGACTGCAACATTCGTCCGTAGTACTGAAAGATGGGCACGATAACAACAGTGACCAACGGGAAAATATTGTCGCACGTCACGTTGAACGAGCGCTACTTTTCTACTGAAGAGACCACATGATGGCTGGTGGGATTGGTGTATCTATGGAAAGCACGGGGGgagcgagagcgcccacgacggtgCAGGAGCTGGCCGGCGCCCTCGCCGCGCCCGTCGTGCCGGCCCGGTACGTCGTGCGCGGACAACACGACCACGACCAGCAGCCTGCGACGGCGGTAGTGGCGCCAATCCCTGTCATCGACCTCGGCCGCCTTTTCAAGCTGGACGACACCACCGCTTCTGCCGAGGAGGCAGCGAAGCTCCGGCTGGCGCTTGAGTCGTGGGGTCTCTTCCTGGTAAGCAGTGATAACGACTTGAAATTTTGGAGCGGTATCAAGCGACAAGCGTCGGTGTTAAGCATACCATGTTGTGCCCCTGCAGGTGACTAACCACGGCGTAGATGCCGCCGTGATGGATGGCATGATGGCCGCTTCGAGGGAGTTCTTTCAGCGGCCACCGGAAGAGAAGCAGAGATACACCAACCTGATCGGCGGCGAGCGGTTCCAGCTCGAGGGGTACGGGACCGACCAGGTGAGCTCGCCGGACCAGATCCTAGACTGGTCCGACCGCCTCTTCCTCAAGGTGGAGCCGGAGGACGAACGGAGCCTCGCCCTCTGGCCGGCGCACCCCGAAACCTTCAGGTGACCGATCTCACAAACATGAATAATGTGATATATCTGAAAATTGTACTGTTGAGGATATATTGTTCTTGGTTTTCATGTTCAGGGATCTTCTTGACGAGTTCACGAATAAATGTGGGGAAGTGAAGGATGGTCTGCTCCGGGCAATGTCAAAGCTGCTGGAGCTCCACGATGACTACTTCGTGGACCAGCTTGGGGAGAGAGCTGACACTTATGTTAGATTCAGCTACTACCCAGAGTGCCCAAGGCCGGAGCTCGTGTTCGGCCTTAAGCCCCACTCTGATGGGAGTGTTCTTACCGTGCTCATGGTCGATGACGTTGTTGGTGGCCTGCAACTCCTTAGAGACGGCGTTTGGTGGGATGTACCGGTCGTGCCCCACACCCTACTGGTCAACGTAGGAGACCAAACTGAGGTAAACACCGTTCCCTAGCTCATGGTTAAAGAAAAGGCAAATATCAATGTAGCATGTATTCAAGAATAAATGAGTTATGTATAAAGTACACAATATAGTTAGATGTGTGCATCGCAGTGAAGCAGAGACCAGGGGCACCCGTCTTAAAAATACTTCTGAATATTGTGTATGATTTTTATTGCATGATAATTAATATTTACTATAATAATGTATGATTTTATGCTA
This portion of the Triticum dicoccoides isolate Atlit2015 ecotype Zavitan chromosome 7A, WEW_v2.0, whole genome shotgun sequence genome encodes:
- the LOC119327941 gene encoding protein SRG1-like, which produces MESTGGARAPTTVQELAGALAAPVVPARYVVRGQHDHDQQPATAVVAPIPVIDLGRLFKLDDTTASAEEAAKLRLALESWGLFLVTNHGVDAAVMDGMMAASREFFQRPPEEKQRYTNLIGGERFQLEGYGTDQVSSPDQILDWSDRLFLKVEPEDERSLALWPAHPETFRDLLDEFTNKCGEVKDGLLRAMSKLLELHDDYFVDQLGERADTYVRFSYYPECPRPELVFGLKPHSDGSVLTVLMVDDVVGGLQLLRDGVWWDVPVVPHTLLVNVGDQTEIISNGIFKSPVHRVVTNAKKERLSVVLFYSARSEREIEPATQLVDEKRPVLYRKIKVKDYIAGLYEHVSQGTMVIDTVKIF